The genomic window CTTCGACTGGACCAACGACGAGGTGCGCGCGGAGTTCCGCGACATCCTTCGCTTCTGGCTCGACCGCGGGGTCGACGGGTTCCGTGTCGACGTGGCCCACGGCCTCATCAAGGCCGAGGGTCTGCCCGACTTCACGCCCGACCCCGAGGGCGGCTCGATGGGCGGCGACGCCGAGGAGGTCCCGTACTGGGGCCAGCCCGGTGTGCACGAGGTGTGGCGCGAGTGGCACGAGGTGCTCGCCGCGTACGACGGTGACCGCGCGCTCTGCGCCGAGGCGTGGCTGCCCACCGTCGAGCAGACGGCGCTGTGGGTGCGGCCCGACGAGATGCACCAGGCGTTCAACTTCCACTACCTCGAGACCGCCTGGGATGCCGCTGCCCTCCGCGACGTGATCACCGAGTCGCTGCGCGCGTACGGCGAGGTCGGCGCCCCCAGTACCTGGGTGCTCTCGAACCACGACGTCGTGCGCCACGCCTCGCGTCTCGCGCTGACCGCCGAGAACCCGCAGGGTGCCGGTATCGGCCCGAAGACGCCCGGCAAGCCCGACCCCGTGAAGGGGCTGCACCGTGCGCGCGCGGCGACGTCGATGATGCTCGCCCTGCCGGGCTCGTCGTACCTGTACCAGGGCGAGGAGCTCGGCCTGCCCGAGGTCATCGACCTGCCCGACGACGCACGTCAGGACCCGACCTGGTTCCGCACGAACGGCGAGCGGTACGGGCGCGACGGCTGCCGCGTGCCCATCCCGTGGACCGCCGACGCCCCCGCGTACGGCTTCAACACCACGGGTCAGTCGTGGCTGCCGCAGCCCGCGGAGTGGGCCGACCTCGCCCGCGACGCGCAGGTCGACGACCCCTCGTCGACGCTGACGCTGTACCGGTCGCTGCTCGCCGAGCGCCGCGCACGCAGTCTGGGCGCGGGAGACCTCGAGTGGCTCGACGGTTTCGGTGACGACGTGGTGGCGTTCCGCAACGGCTCGCTGCTGGTGATCGCCAACCTGGGCGACGCCGCGGTCGAGCTGCCCGAGGGCGAGGTGCTCATCGCGAGCGGCCCCCTCGACGGCGAGCGCCTGCCGACCGACACGACCGTCTGGATCGCGGCGGCCTGAGCCGCGGCATCCGGAATCGCGAGATCGTGGCCGGTATCGACGACGTCGCACACGCGGCGGGGGTGTCGACGGCCACGGTCTCGCGCGCGTTGAGCGGGCGCGGACCCGTCTCGACCGCCACCCGCGACCGGGTGCTGGCCGCGGCCGACCGGCTCGGCTACGTCGTCTCGGCGGCGGCCTCGAGTCTGGCAACCGGGCGGGCGCGAGCGGTCGGGGTGGTGGTGCCGTTCCTCGATCGGTGGTTCTTCAGCACGGTCCTCGCGGGTATCTCCGACGCCCTCGTCCGCGAGGGCTACGACATCACGCTCTACAGCGTCAGCGCCGACCCCGCTGAGCGCAGACGCGTGTTCGACGACCACCTGCGCCGCCGCCGCATCGACGCCGTCATCACGGTCGCCCTCGAACTGGATGCCGAGGAGTCGGCGTCACTACGCGGCCTCGGCGTTCCGATCGTGGCGATCGCGGGCCCGAACCCGCTGCTGACGACCCTGACGGTCGACGATCTCGCCGTGGGCCGCGCGGCCACCGACCATCTGCTGGGGCTCGGCCATCACCGCCTGGCTCACATCGGAGCGGATGCTGCGACCGCCGCGGGCTCGACGGTGCCGGGGCTGCGGCGTCGAGGCTTCCTTGAGCAGCTGGCGGCGGCGGGCATCGCGGATGCCGTGGTGGAACCGGCCGACTTCACGATCGAGGGAGGCTCGGCGGCGGCGACCCGGCTGCTCACAGCAGAGCACCGGCCGACCGCGCTGTTCGCCGCGTCGGACGAGATGGCGATCGGTGCGATCCTCGCCGCCCGGGAGCTCGGCCTGCGGGTTCCCGACGACGTCTCGATCATCGGGGTTGACGGACACGAGCTGGGCCGATGGTTCTCGTTGACCACCATCGACCAGTTCGCGCGGGGTCAGGGGGCGCGTGCAGCTGAGGCCGTTCTCGCCGCTCTCGACGGCTCCGAGCCGGGGCGGGGCCTCGGCACCCTGCCGTTCGAGGTGGTCGACCGCGGTTCGACCGCGGCTCCGGGCCCTCGGGCCCGCGGGCCGTTCGAGGGCACCCCCGCCGCATCGGTCACGGATCGCTCTAGAGAGTGAGCAGGGCCACCACGGAGAGAACGAGGCCGAGGCCGAGCGAGACCGCCCATGCGACGGCGGCCGCGGTGTACCAGTTCTGCCGCTCCTGCCAGCGGAGACGCCGCGGGTCCTGACCGTCCAGGCGCCGGAGGGCATATCCCGTCACGAGGAGCGCGGGAGCAGCCAGGAGCAGGCTCACGAGGGTGAGGATGAGCTGGAGCAGGATGCCGTCCTCTCGCGGGCCCACGGACACCGCGGCCCAGATGCCGATCACTGCTGCGACGACGTCGCGCGGAGCGCA from Microbacterium testaceum includes these protein-coding regions:
- a CDS encoding LacI family DNA-binding transcriptional regulator, with amino-acid sequence MAGIDDVAHAAGVSTATVSRALSGRGPVSTATRDRVLAAADRLGYVVSAAASSLATGRARAVGVVVPFLDRWFFSTVLAGISDALVREGYDITLYSVSADPAERRRVFDDHLRRRRIDAVITVALELDAEESASLRGLGVPIVAIAGPNPLLTTLTVDDLAVGRAATDHLLGLGHHRLAHIGADAATAAGSTVPGLRRRGFLEQLAAAGIADAVVEPADFTIEGGSAAATRLLTAEHRPTALFAASDEMAIGAILAARELGLRVPDDVSIIGVDGHELGRWFSLTTIDQFARGQGARAAEAVLAALDGSEPGRGLGTLPFEVVDRGSTAAPGPRARGPFEGTPAASVTDRSRE
- a CDS encoding glycoside hydrolase family 13 protein; amino-acid sequence: MTFTQEDARADLVAAPGSEWWRTAVIYQIYPRSFADASGDGLGDLPGVTAHLDDLKDLGVDAIWLSPFQRSPQKDAGYDVADYRDVDPIFGTLADFDAMLAGAHDRGIRVIVDLVPNHSSDQHVWFQEALKAAPGSPERARYIFRDGTGENGELPPNNWESVFGGGMWKRVTEADGTPGQWYLHIFDETQPDFDWTNDEVRAEFRDILRFWLDRGVDGFRVDVAHGLIKAEGLPDFTPDPEGGSMGGDAEEVPYWGQPGVHEVWREWHEVLAAYDGDRALCAEAWLPTVEQTALWVRPDEMHQAFNFHYLETAWDAAALRDVITESLRAYGEVGAPSTWVLSNHDVVRHASRLALTAENPQGAGIGPKTPGKPDPVKGLHRARAATSMMLALPGSSYLYQGEELGLPEVIDLPDDARQDPTWFRTNGERYGRDGCRVPIPWTADAPAYGFNTTGQSWLPQPAEWADLARDAQVDDPSSTLTLYRSLLAERRARSLGAGDLEWLDGFGDDVVAFRNGSLLVIANLGDAAVELPEGEVLIASGPLDGERLPTDTTVWIAAA